The nucleotide window GGCAATTCGGTTTCGATCGGTCACCGTGAAACGTCCGTGCCGTTTTCGTACGTTGATACGAATAATCAGGTGATCGGGTTTTCCCAGGATATTTGCAACAAAATCATCGATGCGGTGAAGGCCAGGACTGGCCACCCCGATCTGCACGTCCGCTTCATACCCGTTACCTCGCAGAACCGCATTCCCCTCGTTCAGAACGGCACCGTCGACCTCGAATGCGGGGTGACGACGAACCTGACGTCCCGGCAAAATCAGGTCGCGTTTTCCGACACGTTCTTCGTTGCCACGACGCGTCTCCTGACGCGCAAAGACTCAGGCATCAAGGACTTCGCGGACCTGGCCGGCAAGACCGTGGTAACTAACCAGGGAACCACCTCCGAGCGTCTCCTCAGAAAAATGAACGAGGAGAAAAAGATGAACATGCAGATCATCAGCGCGAAGGATTACGGTGAAGGCCGTGTCACGCTCGAAACCGGCCGCGCCGTGGCCTACATGATGGACGACGTCCTGCTAGCCGGAGCGCGCTCGCTGACGGCGAGGCCCGCCGATTGGGTCCTGGTGGGAACGCCTCAGTCGTCCGAAGCGTATGGCTTCATGCTCCGCAAGGATGACCCGGAGTTCAAGAAGCTGGTTGACGACGTCATGATTCGCGTCATGAAAGGCAGTGATATCAAAACCCTGTACGACAAGTGGTTCATGAAGCCGGTACCGCCGAAAGGCATCAATTTTGATTTTCCCATGAGCGAGGCGCTGGAAAAGTTGTACGCCGCGCCAAACGACAAGGCCTTTGATTGAGACGGGGCGACGCTGCGGCGGGCGACCCCGCCGCACAATCGACCACGCTGCTTCCGGGGAACGCCTAAACTGAGTGGGTGCGCCGGTCCGGACGACTTCGAACGCGGCCGATCGGGTGTCGCGCGAAGCCGTCCCAGAGCAGTTGTAGACTGCTTTGCCGGTCAGCCAGGTTCGCACGATCTGCGAGGGCATACCGTCCGCATTGGAGACACCATGACCACCCACTCAATGGCAGAGAGTGCCGATACCGGCATCGTCACCGTTGCAAGCGCGCGCTCCGGTGCCGCGACGGCCGAGCGCCTCCAACAACTGATCCGGGAACGCGGGCTAACGCTTTTCGCCTGCATCGATTTCAGTGGCGACGCCGAGCGAGCCGGGCTCGCGCTAGGCTTCAGCCAACTCGTGATATTCGGCAACCCGAAGGCGGGCACGCCATTGATGCAACGCGCGCCAACCGCGGCGCTGGATCTCCCACTCAAGGTGCTCGTCTGGGAGGATGCCGATGGCTGTACGCGGTTGTCATTCAACTCGATCGAGTATCTCCGCCAACGTCATGGCCTTCCGGATGATTTGATGAAGCCGGTCAGTGGCGTGGCCGCTCTGGTGGAGGCAGCCGCAGCGCATTAAAGCCTTGAAGCGCGGCTCCGTTGTTCTGGGCCGGCCGCACTCAGCGAGCCGGCGCCGAACTGATCCGGGCGGCGATATCCCGGCTGACCGTGGCGAGGGCTCTGCTGTAGGCTGCCACCAGCGCATCGTAATCACCGCTGGAACAGGGCTCACGCACCGTGGTTCGACCGGTTAGCGGCGAGCTTTTTCCGGGCGGCGATACTGACCACAGCGCGTCGACCGCGACTGCATCGCCGAGCGTGGCATCAAAGCGCTGCACATCGATCCGCACGCGATAAGCCGTCGCATCTCCAACTATCGGGTAAGCAGACACGCGCGGGCTGTTCAGCATCTGTGCGAGATCGGCGGCGATCACATGCGGAATCTGACTCTTCAGCGGCTCCGCCCAACGGGCGAATTCGTTGATATTGACCTGATTGGCACCGGCACGAATCACGATCTGCGGGCGGTCGACAAGTTCAGGCACCGTGACCGCCCCGACCGCAGCCCTTGTCGCTCAAAGCCGGCCTGGGTCTATCGCTGATGGTGATGCTGACCACCGGCACCGGCCTGCTGCTCATCCCGATGTTGCGTTACTACCCGTTCAGCGCCGTGCTGCTGATCGTATGGGGCTGTTCATCGCCGTCACCCTTTACGCCTGCCTGGTGTTGCAGCTTCTCGATCAACGACGCCGCGCGCCGCGGCAATCCGAGGCTTTTGAGTCGCCATAAAAGGAGATTGGGCCATGACAACGTCAGATATCGAAACCGAAGCGTCCACCGCAAGCGGATGGCGTTTCAAATTGGGAATTTTCATCTTCGTCTTCGCTTTCGCGTTGTGGCTGCTTCTTCCGCTCGCGGCTTCCATGGGGGTGCCCGGGGCGCGCATTGCGGCACTGACGGGAACGGTGTTCGTCGCTAACAAGGTCTTGCTGGTGACCTGTATCGCGGTGATGGGCAAGGCTGGATTTCAGCAACTCAAGACAATCGTTTTCGGTCACGCGAAGCGTTTGGCGCCCACCAAAACGGTCGGCCCGACTCGCCACGCCATCGGGCTGGTGCTGTTCAGCCTGCCCTTGATCTGGGCGATGCTCGAGTCTTATGTCGACCAGTTCTGGCCGGGGTTCAGACCAAACATCTGGCAGCTTCAGGTGCTTGGCGACCTCATGTTCATCGGGAGTTTCTTCGTGCTGGGTGGTGATTTCTGGAGCAAGATCCGCGCGCTGTTCGTCCGCGCGGCATAGGTGGTGAACGCTTGCAGCCCGTGAGCCGGCGAAAGGTCCCGTAACTTTAGGCATTCGAAGTCTGGTACGCTGCGCCCTTTGCCACCGCTTGCATGCGACTCGATGGAAACCCCCTTCAATGATCGTGGCGTGTCGGTCACGCGCAACGCACTCTCGTCCGCCGGCCAGGTCTTTCCGCTGCGCGATATCGTGGACGTGCGCGTCGTCACCGTGCCGAAAAACAAGGTCTTGCCGCTGACGATTTCGCTGCTTGGAGTCGCCGGCGTTATTGTCGGCGCGATATTGCGCTCGCCGGTGGGCATGGTGTGCGGCACGATGCTGGCCGTGGTCGGCTGGCTCACCTGGCTGACCCAGGACATCACGCATCGTCTGATGGTGCAGACGGCGAACGGCGATCGCGAAGCGCTGTCGAGCGTCGATCGCGATTTCGTCGAACGCGTTTGTGTGGCCGTGAACGAGGCGAAGGCCACAGCGGCGGCGCCGAAGGTTTGATGCCGTGGTTCGCCGCTATGTGTCGCTATTTTGGCGCGATAGCACGCCACACGCAGCCTGCGCGTTAACACAATTTTGATTCGCCGCGCGGCAGCTTTTGCGCGTCCTTGAGACGCGTGTCGCTAGAGTGGACGGGTGTCAACAACGCGCGCCGCCCGCCGGGTCGGCGCAACCCTATGCACACGTCTGCCGCTACGTCCGATCTTCCCCTCACGCGTACCTCGCGCACCCAGCGCACGCCACAAGCGCCGCGCCTGCCCCGCCGCACGCATATCGTCGTGCCGCTCGTCATTATCGACGTCACCGTGCCCGGCACGTCGTCGGCGAACGGACGGCGCGCGTTGCACGCCGCGCTCGGCGACGATCTGCGTCTCTATGTCGTCACCATCGACCAGCAACGCGAGCGCGTGACGTTCCGCGTCGAAGTCACCTCGCGTACCCTCGAAGACGTGATCGGCCTGCTGACCGTCAAACTCGATCGCGCCACGCTCGGCCGCGCGCAAGCGACCGTGATCCGGCGTCCGCGCGACTATTGATGTAGATCGACCCTTGCACGGGCCGGTTGCCAGCCGCGCCCGCGCCTTCACACATCTTTGCAATTGCACTCGAGCGGCGATGTAGAGTCGCCGCTCCTGTTATCGCGTGTTCCCTCCCGCAGTTTCGCAAGCGACCCGGTTTCATCGATCACGCCGCGGCCAATCCAGCGCGATTGCCGTTCGTGCCGTCCGCCTCGCCGCTTGCGATGCCTCGCCTTCGTCAGGGACCCGCCTTTTTGCAAAGCGTGTGATCTATGTTCCTGTCGTCTCTCGATGCCGCGCGCCGGCATTTGCGCCTCAGCCGGCGTCGTTTCAGCGCGGCCGCGCTTGTCGCCACCGGCGCGCTTGTCGCGCTCAGCGGCTGCGCCGCGACCTTCCCCACGCCCACGCCGCCCGCGCCGGCTGCCTCCCTGATCAACGGCGGCCAGGACGGCCTGCTGATTCCGCTGCAAGTGGAGCGCGTCGACGCGGGTCACGCGCGCCTCGGCCTGCCGATCCAGCTCGACGGCAAGGCGGTCTATGTCGCACTGGATACAGGCACGCAAGGCGTGCGCGTACTGAAGTCGGTCCTGCCGGCCACGGACTATCCGAACGCCGGTCCGGTGAGTTCACTGCCGTTGGCGAACGGCGCACAAGTCTCCGGCGCGGCCGTAAAACTGCCGATAAGCCTCGCGGGCACGAAGTCGGCGCAGATCGACGCGCAAGCCGTCAAATTGGTGAACTGCCAGCCCAACGCCCGGCGCTGCGTGGGCATGGATGGCTACACCGGTGAATTCGGCTGGGCATTCTCAGGTCTGTTCGGCATCGGCGCGGCGCAACCGGACGACACCTGCTGCACCCAACCGCTGCGCGCACTACCCGGCAATATCGGCCAGCGCTATCTGGTGCACTCGAACTTTGCGAAACCTTACCTGGTGCTGAGTCCGTCGAGCGCGATCACGAAGGACTACACGATGGTGCCGATGACCGTCCTGCAAGACGGCACGGCGCAATGGCCGCGAGGTTGCGTCAACGTCGGCGACAAGATGACTTTTTGCGCGCCGCTGGTGTTCGCCACGGCCAGCACCGACATGATTCGCGTCGAAATGGACAAGGCGCCGAACTGGACCGGCGACGACGAAGTCGGCAAGGTGCTCAATCAAGGCAACTACAACGCGGCGCTCGGCACGGGCAAATGGGTGCATCGCTATGAAGGCGCGCAAGTGACGATCGTCAAGGCGAAACCGGGCGCCGACCGCATCGTGATCGGCCTGATGGGCATGCAGAATATCGACGTGCTGTTCGACTTCCCGCACGGCCAGATGGGCCTGCGCGCCGCGAGCGAGGTCGAAAAGCTCGCGCAGTAACCGCGGCGGCTGTCGACAAAAAGGCCGTGCGATTCAACAACAATCGCACGGCCTTGTCACTCCGAGACTGAAACGAGGCAGCCGTCCGCTATTCGATATCCAGCGGATTCACATGCCAGATGTTGCGTGCATATTCACCGATCGTGCGATCCGACGAAAACTGCCCCATGCCCGCCACATTCTCGATCGCGCTTTCCGTCCACGCGCGCTTGTCGACGAAGCGCGCGTCCACCTCGTCCTGCGCCTTGGCGAACGCGGCGAAATCGGCGAGCACCATGTAGTGATCGCCCCAATCGACCAGCGTGTGGAAAATATCCGAGAAGCGCAGCGGATCGTCCGGCGAGAAGAAGCCCGTGCGAATCTGGTCGAGCGCCATGCGCAGTTCGACGTTCTCTTCGTAGATTTGCCGCGGCCGGTAGCCGGTGGCGCGCAGGTTGTCCACTTCGTCGGCGGTATGGCCGAAGATGAAGATGTTCTCGCGGCCCACCGCGTCGCAGATTTCGATATTCGCGCCGTCCATCGTGCCGATCGTCAACGCGCCGTTGAGCGCGAGCTTCATGTTGCCGGTGCCCGATGCTTCCGTGCCGGCCATCGAAATCTGCTCCGACAGATCGGCGGCCGGAATGATCAGCTCCGCCACGCTCACGCCGTAGTTCGGCACGAACACCACTTTCAGGCGGTCGCCGACCAGCGGATCATGATTGACCTTTTCGCTGACGTCGCCGATCAGCTTGATGATGGTCTTCGCCATCCGGTAAGCGGACGCGGCCTTGCCGGCGAACATCACCACGCGCGGCACCCAGGCGCGCTCGGGATTCGCGCGAATCTGGTTGTAGCGCACGATCACGTGCAGCACGTTGAGCAGTTGCCGCTTGTATTCGTGAATGCGCTTGACCTGCAGATCGAACAGCGCATCCGGATCGAAATGCAGTTTCGTGTGATGTGCGAGACGGTGCACGAGCCGCAGTTTGTTCTGCCGCTTTGCTTCACGGAAGGCCTCGATAAAGCCGCTATCCGTGCGCAGGTTGCGCAGTTGCTCCAGTTCGAACAGATTGCTGCGCCAATGCTTGCCGATCTGCTGATCGATCAGCGACGACAGCGACGGGCTCGCCTGCGCGAGCCAGCGGCGCGGCGTGATGCCATTGGTCACATTGGTGAAGCGGTCCGGATAGATGCGCGCGAAGTCGGCGAAGATATCGCGCGTCATCAGTTGCGAATGGAGCTTCGACACGCCATTCACCTTGTGGCTCGCGACGATCGCCAGATACGCCATGCGCACACGCCGCTGCCCGTATTCGTCGACGAGCGAAATGCGGCGGATCATCTCGGCGTCATGACCCGATTGTTCGCTGACGTGCTTGAGAAACTGCGCGTTGATCTCGAAGATGATCTCGAGATGCCGCGGCAGCAGCCGCGCGAGCAACTCGACGTCCCACGTTTCGAGCGCCTCGGGCATCAGCGTGTGGTTCGTGTACGAGAAGATCTGCGTGACATGCTTCCACGCCTTGTCCCACTGCAGATGGTGGACGTCCACCAGCAAACGCATCAGCTCGGGAATCGCCAGCACGGGGTGCGTATCGTTCAGATGCACCGCCACTTTCTCGGAGAAGCGCCCAAACGTGCTGTGCGTGCGCTGATAGCGGCGAATCAGATCCTGCATGGTCGCCGAGACGAAAAAGTATTCCTGGCGCAAACGCAGTTCGCGGCCCGCCGGTGTCGAGTCGTCCGGATACAGCAGGCGCGAGACGTTCTCCGACATGGTCTTGGTGTCGACCGCGTTGCGGTAGTCACCACGATTGAACGCGCCGAGATCGAGCTCTTCGGCGGCGCGTGCCGACCACAGGCGCAGCGTGTTGGTCGCGTCGGTCGCGTAACCTGGAATGACGGTGTCGTACGCGGTGGCGTTCACGTGCTGGGTGTCGATCCATTCCACATGTTCGCCGCGCTGTACCGTGCGGCCGCCGAAGTGAACCATGTACGTGACTTCGGGCCGCGGAAACTCCCACGGATTGCCCGCGCGCAGCCAGTAGTCCGGCGCTTCGACCTGCTCACCGTTGACGATCTGCTGACGGAACATGCCGTATTCATAACGGATGCCGTAGCCGAAGCCCGGAATGCCGAGGGTCGCCATCGAATCGAGAAAACACGCCGCGAGCCGGCCGAGACCGCCGTTGCCGAGCGCGGCGTCCGGCTCGATATCGGTCAGCGCATCCATATCGACGCCCAGACTCGCCAGCGCTTCCTTCACCTGGTCGTGGATGCCGAGAGCGAGCAAGGCGTTCGTAAAGGTCCGGCCGATCAGGAACTCCATCGACAGGTAGTAGACGCGTTTCACGTCCTGTTCGTATTGCAGGCGCGTGGTCTTCATCCAGCGTGCGACCAGCCGGTCGCGCACGGCGAGCGCCGCGGCGTGCAGCCAGTCATGCGGATGCGCGGTGACGGCGTCCTTGCCGACGCCGTACATCATGCGATTGGAAATTGAGCGCCGTAGCGCGTCGACGGTACTGTTGAGCTGGTCGAATTCCAGATCGACGGCTGTCATCGAAGCCTCCGGGGAAAAAAGACGCGGCATACGCGAACCGCACAGATGACGGGCGGGAGGCGCGAGCCGGTCAGGCGGGTTAAGAAACAGAGTAGGACATTTTAAGGCCACCGGACACCGGCGAGCGCGAACGCCTGTTACGCACATGCCATGCCCGCCGACATCAGCCGGCGCGGCGCTTTTTCGCACGCGCGAGGTGCAAGCCATGTGCGCGTGGCACTGCGCGCGTGCATCGGCTGCGCAAAACAGGCAAACGATCGCGAAGCGCCCGATGCGCATTGAATGGACGGCAACGCCATTATTTTTTCGCCGCGTGACGCGCGGATGAATGGGCCGGTGGCTCGATGCGTGGTCAAATCGGAGCCCCTCGTCTGCCAAGCGATTGTGCCCGAGAGGCGTGTGACAACACGAGCGCGCGACAGTTCGCGGACGGTGCGCGGGCTCGACCGTTAGTTGCATTAACGGCGGCGTGATCGGCGCCCTTCTCCGCTCGCGTCCCAGCACGATTTCCGCGTCTCTGTAACAATCACTACATTCGCCGCGCGGCCGCCTGAAATGCTTCGAACGCTGGAATCGGGCCACGCGCGTCTCACGTCCCGCAACCTCTGCCACTCGCGCGCCTCGACTCGTCCGGCTGCGCGCGGGCATGCTCCACCCGACGAGCCACCGCCTTGTCCGACAAACCCAACGCCGCCCACCCCTTTCCCGCGGACGTCCCGATGTCCGCCGCCAACCGCCGCGCGATGGCCGCCATCATGCTCGCCGTCGCGCTCGCCACGCTCGACACCGCCATCGCCAACACCGCGCTGCCCGCCATCGCCGCGGACCTGCATGCGGCGCCGGCGGCGTCGGTGTGGATCATCAATGCGTATCAGCTCGCGATGGTCGCGACGCTGCTGCCGCTCGCCGCGCTCGGCGATATCGTCGGGCATCGGCGGATCTATATCGGCGGGATTGCGCTCTTCACGCTGGCGTCGCTAGCGTGCTCGCTGGCCTCGACACTGCCGCTGCTGGCCGCTGCGCGCGTGCTGCAAGGCCTCGGCGCGAGCGCGATCATGAGCGTGAATACCGCGCTGATCCGCTATCTGTATCCGCCGCACCGGCTCGGGCGCGGTCTCGGCACCAACGCGCTGATCGTCGGCGTGTCGTTCGCGGTCGGGCCGACGGTGGCGTCGCTGATTCTGTCGGTTGCCGCATGGCCGTGGCTGTTCGCGGTCAACGTGCCGCTCGGCCTGCTGGCGTTGGGCTTCGCCTGGCCGGCGTTGCCGCACACCGAGCGCGGCAAGCACAACTTCGATCCGGTGGCGGCGCTCCTGAACGTCATCACCTTCGCCGCGTTGATCTTCGCGCTCGGCGAGGCGGCCCAGCGGGCCTCGACACTACTGGTGCTGAGCGCGGCGGCGATTGCGGTGGTGTTCGGGCTGCTGCTGATCCGCCGCGAAGCGGGCCATCCGGCGCCGATGCTGCCCGTCGATCTGTTCAAGCGGCCGGTGTTCGCGTTGTCGGCGGTGACGGCCGTGTGCTCGTTCGCCGCGCAAGGGCTGGCGTTCGTCTCGCTGCCGTTCTACTTCGAGGACGTGCTGCATCGCAGCCAGGTCGAAACCGGCTTTCTGATGACGCCGTGGCCCGTAGTGGTCGCGCTGGCCGCGCCGCTGGCGGGCAGCTTGTCCGACCGCTATCCGCCGGGACTGCTCGGCGCGATTGGTCTCGCGGTGATGTCGGCGGGGATGGCGTCGCTGGCGCTCCTGCCGGTGCATCCGCACGTGCTCGACATCGGCATTCGCATGGCGGTCTGCGGCGCGGGCTTCGGCTTCTTCCAGTCGCCGAATCTGAAGGCGTTGATGGCGAGCGCGCCGCCGGAGCGCAGCGGCGGCGCAAGCGGCATCGTCGCAACCGCGCGGCTGCTTGGGCAGACCACCGGCGCGGCGCTGGTCGCGTTGAGCTTCGGGATTGCCGGCCGGCATGGGCCGACGCTGGCGCTGAGCACCGGCGCCTTCTTTGCGGGCGCGGCGAGTCTCGTTAGCGGGCTCAGGTTGCTGGCGCCGTCGCATCGGTCAGGCGTGCATGCGAAAGCGTCGATGAAATGAAAAAAGCGGGCGCGCTGGGGTGACAGTGCGTCCGCTTTGGTTTGCTGGGTTGCTGATTTGTTCTGCTGCCTTGCTTGGTGGTGTTGCTCGCAGCGCTTAGCGTTCGGCGTTCGGCTTTACCGCGCCGCGAAATAGCCCTTCACCGCTGCGATAAACGTATCGATATCCCCACGCGATACATCCTTATGCGTCACGAATCGCGATGCATACAGCATCTGCGTGAGAATGCCGCGTTCCTTGAGCCATGCTTCGAGCGGCGCGCAATGCTGCTGCGGAAACTGCGCGAACACCATGTTGGTGGCAACCGACTGCACCTTGACCTGGTCGATGGCTTCCAGACCCGCTGCCAGATGCGCGGCGTGCGCGTGATCGTCGGCGAGGCGCTCGACGTTGTGATCCAGCGCGTACAGGCAAGCCGCCGCCAGTACGCCGGCCTGACGCATGCCGCCGCCCAGCACCTTGCGCCAACGGTGCGCCACGTCGATCAGCGCCCGGCTGCCGACCAACACCGAGCCGACCGGCGCGCCCAGTCCCTTCGAAAAACAGACCGACACCGAATCGAAGGGCTCGCACAATGCCGCAACCGG belongs to Paraburkholderia aromaticivorans and includes:
- a CDS encoding glutamate/aspartate ABC transporter substrate-binding protein — protein: MALATFAVVSTSASAQETQSTLAKIQSGNSVSIGHRETSVPFSYVDTNNQVIGFSQDICNKIIDAVKARTGHPDLHVRFIPVTSQNRIPLVQNGTVDLECGVTTNLTSRQNQVAFSDTFFVATTRLLTRKDSGIKDFADLAGKTVVTNQGTTSERLLRKMNEEKKMNMQIISAKDYGEGRVTLETGRAVAYMMDDVLLAGARSLTARPADWVLVGTPQSSEAYGFMLRKDDPEFKKLVDDVMIRVMKGSDIKTLYDKWFMKPVPPKGINFDFPMSEALEKLYAAPNDKAFD
- a CDS encoding DUF302 domain-containing protein, which codes for MTTHSMAESADTGIVTVASARSGAATAERLQQLIRERGLTLFACIDFSGDAERAGLALGFSQLVIFGNPKAGTPLMQRAPTAALDLPLKVLVWEDADGCTRLSFNSIEYLRQRHGLPDDLMKPVSGVAALVEAAAAH
- a CDS encoding PqiC family protein, coding for MPELVDRPQIVIRAGANQVNINEFARWAEPLKSQIPHVIAADLAQMLNSPRVSAYPIVGDATAYRVRIDVQRFDATLGDAVAVDALWSVSPPGKSSPLTGRTTVREPCSSGDYDALVAAYSRALATVSRDIAARISSAPAR
- a CDS encoding transporter suffix domain-containing protein yields the protein MGIFIFVFAFALWLLLPLAASMGVPGARIAALTGTVFVANKVLLVTCIAVMGKAGFQQLKTIVFGHAKRLAPTKTVGPTRHAIGLVLFSLPLIWAMLESYVDQFWPGFRPNIWQLQVLGDLMFIGSFFVLGGDFWSKIRALFVRAA
- a CDS encoding DUF6232 family protein codes for the protein METPFNDRGVSVTRNALSSAGQVFPLRDIVDVRVVTVPKNKVLPLTISLLGVAGVIVGAILRSPVGMVCGTMLAVVGWLTWLTQDITHRLMVQTANGDREALSSVDRDFVERVCVAVNEAKATAAAPKV
- a CDS encoding glycogen/starch/alpha-glucan phosphorylase codes for the protein MTAVDLEFDQLNSTVDALRRSISNRMMYGVGKDAVTAHPHDWLHAAALAVRDRLVARWMKTTRLQYEQDVKRVYYLSMEFLIGRTFTNALLALGIHDQVKEALASLGVDMDALTDIEPDAALGNGGLGRLAACFLDSMATLGIPGFGYGIRYEYGMFRQQIVNGEQVEAPDYWLRAGNPWEFPRPEVTYMVHFGGRTVQRGEHVEWIDTQHVNATAYDTVIPGYATDATNTLRLWSARAAEELDLGAFNRGDYRNAVDTKTMSENVSRLLYPDDSTPAGRELRLRQEYFFVSATMQDLIRRYQRTHSTFGRFSEKVAVHLNDTHPVLAIPELMRLLVDVHHLQWDKAWKHVTQIFSYTNHTLMPEALETWDVELLARLLPRHLEIIFEINAQFLKHVSEQSGHDAEMIRRISLVDEYGQRRVRMAYLAIVASHKVNGVSKLHSQLMTRDIFADFARIYPDRFTNVTNGITPRRWLAQASPSLSSLIDQQIGKHWRSNLFELEQLRNLRTDSGFIEAFREAKRQNKLRLVHRLAHHTKLHFDPDALFDLQVKRIHEYKRQLLNVLHVIVRYNQIRANPERAWVPRVVMFAGKAASAYRMAKTIIKLIGDVSEKVNHDPLVGDRLKVVFVPNYGVSVAELIIPAADLSEQISMAGTEASGTGNMKLALNGALTIGTMDGANIEICDAVGRENIFIFGHTADEVDNLRATGYRPRQIYEENVELRMALDQIRTGFFSPDDPLRFSDIFHTLVDWGDHYMVLADFAAFAKAQDEVDARFVDKRAWTESAIENVAGMGQFSSDRTIGEYARNIWHVNPLDIE
- a CDS encoding MFS transporter — encoded protein: MSAANRRAMAAIMLAVALATLDTAIANTALPAIAADLHAAPAASVWIINAYQLAMVATLLPLAALGDIVGHRRIYIGGIALFTLASLACSLASTLPLLAAARVLQGLGASAIMSVNTALIRYLYPPHRLGRGLGTNALIVGVSFAVGPTVASLILSVAAWPWLFAVNVPLGLLALGFAWPALPHTERGKHNFDPVAALLNVITFAALIFALGEAAQRASTLLVLSAAAIAVVFGLLLIRREAGHPAPMLPVDLFKRPVFALSAVTAVCSFAAQGLAFVSLPFYFEDVLHRSQVETGFLMTPWPVVVALAAPLAGSLSDRYPPGLLGAIGLAVMSAGMASLALLPVHPHVLDIGIRMAVCGAGFGFFQSPNLKALMASAPPERSGGASGIVATARLLGQTTGAALVALSFGIAGRHGPTLALSTGAFFAGAASLVSGLRLLAPSHRSGVHAKASMK